The Lycium barbarum isolate Lr01 chromosome 9, ASM1917538v2, whole genome shotgun sequence genome has a segment encoding these proteins:
- the LOC132611543 gene encoding uncharacterized protein LOC132611543, producing MPSNDEVSISAARSANSDMSSPYYLHPSDSPGMTLVNSSFDGKGFGGWRRSILIALSAKNKLGFINGVIKSPSDTSADFNLWNRRNDMVTSWLLNSLSKEIASSVIYSKSAEELWTALEDRFGQPNGAKLYHLQKELNDLVQGSNNIAGYFTKIKCLWDELDALTISVQCSCTCTCRGKEKVIKSFQDERLIQFLMGLNDAYTGVKSNILMMSPLPNVNVAYSLLVQDEKQREVYVSSQFPVETSSFLAAKQVVHAQQSFLTANHAVPPQQPQQKYYSSDYKGKKNNLIVLIIRRLVTLWISVTKS from the coding sequence ATGCCTTCAAATGATGAAGTTTCTATCTCTGCTGCAAGATCTGCAAACTCTGATATGTCCAGCCCCTATTACCTTCACCCATCTGATTCACCAGGTATGACCTTGGTGAATTCTTCTTTTGATGGAAAAGGATTTGGGGGTTGGAGAAGGTCAATTTTGATTGCTTTGTCAGCTAAAAACAAATTGGGTTTTATTAATGGGGTCATCAAATCCCCTTCTGATACTTCTGCTGATTTCAATCTTTGGAATAGAAGAAATGACATGGTCACCTCTTGGTTGTTGAATTCTTTGTCCAAAGAAATAGCATCCAGTGTCATTTATTCTAAATCAGCAGAGGAACTTTGGACTGCTTTAGAAGACAGATTTGGCCAACCTAATGGTGCCAAACTGTATCACCTACAAAAAGAATTGAATGACTTAGTACAAGGGTCTAATAATATAGCAGGatatttcacaaaaatcaaatgTTTATGGGATGAACTTGATGCTTTGACCATTTCTGTTCAATGTTCATGCACTTGTACCTGCAGAGGAAAGGAAAAGGTGATAAAATCATTTCAAGATGAAAGGCTTATTCAATTTCTTATGGGACTAAATGATGCTTATACCGGAGTAAAGAGTAATATACTCATGATGTCTCCCTTGCCTAATGTTAATGTTGCCTACTCTTTACTCGTACAGGATGAAAAACAAAGAGAGGTTTATGTAAGCTCTCAATTTCCGGTAGAAACCTCTTCATTCTTAGCAGCAAAACAGGTTGTTCATGCTCAACAATCTTTCTTAACAGCAAATCATGCAGTTCCTCCTCAACAGCCCCAACAGAAGTATTATTCTTCTGATtataaaggaaagaaaaacaacCTGATTGTGCTTATTATAAGAAGGTTGGTCACTCTGTGGATCAGTGTTACAAAATCATAG